TCCTCAAGCGGCAGAAAGACAACCCCGGAAGCCTGAAAAGCCAAGACCGATTCCGGCACGATGCAGGTGCCGAAGCCGGACGCGACCAGCGCCACGCCTGTGACAGCGTCGCCGACGATCTGTTCGACCCGCGGCGTAAAGCCGTGCTTCTGGCATTGATTGACGATGAAATCGCTGAAATTCGGCCTGGCGACGCTCGGAAACAGCACGAAGGACTGATCCGCCAGCTCGCGCAGGGCCAAGGCCTTGCGGCCCGCCAGCGGATTGGATTCGTGGAGCCCGACCATCAGCCGCTCCCACATGACCACCTGTGACGCTACGCCGGGATATTTCGGCACGACGCGGTTGAACCCGATCGTGATCCGCCGTTCGCGCAGCGCCTCGACCTGCTCCAATTTGTCCAGCGTGTGCAGCACGATATTCACGTCGGGAAAGGACTGACGGAAGCGCAGCAGAACGCGTGGGACGACATCGAACATCCCTGAACCGAAAATGCCGACGTCGAGGCGGCCAATGAGACCTTGCGCGGCGCGGCGCGCGCGTTCGGAAGCGAGTTCGACGAGCGCCAGGATATTCTTCGCCTCAGCATAGAACGTGCGGCCGGCGTCGGTGAGCTCCATCCCTTTGACCGAACGCTTGAACAATTGCGCGCCGAGGTCGTCTTCGAGCTGCTGGATCTGGCGGGTGAGCGGCGGTTGCGAAATGTTGAGCGTCGCCGCGGCCCTTCCGATATTCAGCTCTTTTGCGACCGCGCAGAAATAGCGCAGATGGCGTAATTCCATCCTTTCCTCCCGCAGCGTTTTTCTTGAAGGCAACGGAGCGCAAATGGTGGACCTTGGCAAGAGGCCTCCCGCAAATCCGCCAGTCATACGATTTGGGTATCGTGTTGCGACTGGAAAAGTATTTTTTTTCAGCGCGGGAATGGTCCATCCTCCAACCTAACGAATGCCAAAATGGCCGAGGGGAAGGATGGAGACGAACGGGGAGCGCGGCGCCCGCGACGCCGCAAACGGCAGCGCGTCCGTGTCGGTGACGATTGCCGAGACGGGCGAAACATTTCTCAACGATTCGCGTCACAGCATTCTTGAAAGCATGCGCCGCCTCGGCAAGCGTGGCGTCCCCGTGGGCTGCCGCAGCGGCGGCTGCTCGGTCTGCAAGATCGAGATCCTACAAGGATCGTGGCGGCAATGCCGGCCGATGAGCCGCGAATATGTCTCCGACGATGATCTTGACGCGGGCCGCGTGCTCGCCTGCTGCATCGCGCCGACGGAGAACATGATCTTGCGGGTTCTTGGCAAGATGCGCAAAGCGCTTGAACGGCCGTCGCCAGCCAAGACGGAACATCAACAATAGGGAGTGAACAATGGCTATCAACGGCGTTTTGCGGCCTGGACACGCGCAGTTGCGCGCGCTGAATCTCGAAGAGGACGTCAAGTTCTATCGCGACGTGCTTGGTCTCGTCGAAATGGGGCGCGACTCTTACGGCCGGGTTTATTTCAAGGCCTGGGACGAACGCGATCACCATAGCCTCGTCCTGCGTCAGGCCGATCGCGCCGGCATCGATCTTTTCGCCTTCAAGGTCGACAGCCTGGCGACGCTCGACAAGCTCGAAAAGGATCTCAACGCCTATGGCGTCGCTACCAATAGAATCCCGGCGGGCGAGATGCTCAACACCGGCGAGCGCGTAAGCTTCGAGATTCCGAACGGTCATATGATCGAACTTTTTGCCGAGAAAAAGGATGTCGGCAACGGCCTCGGCTACAGCAATCCGGCGCCCTGGAACAAACAGGCGGAAACAGGCATCGCCCCGACCCGGATGGATCACGCCTTGCTGGGCGGGATCGATCTCGACGGCGCGCGCGACATTTTCGTCAATGTGCTGGGCTTCTATCTGACCGAAGACGTCATTGCCGAAGACGGCAAGACCCAGATCGCGGTTTGGCTGTCCTGCTCCAACAAAACCCATGACATCGCCTTCGTGCGCGCGCCGGAAAACGGCAAGCTGCACCATGTCTCCTATTGGATCGAGACTTGGGAAAAGGTGCTGCGCGCGGCCGACATCATGTCGATGAACGACGTGCCCGTCGATATCGGTCCGACCCGCCACGGCATCACGCGCGGCGCGACGATCTACGCCTTCGACCGTTCCGGCAACCGCTTCGAGACTTTCGCCGGCGGCTATATCTCCTATCCCGACATGCATCCGCTGACCTGGCCGATCCAACATCTGCCGGAAGGCCTCGATTATGCGCAGCGTAAGCTGCACGAATCCTTCCTCACGGTTTTCAGCTGATTTCGCTCCCGGAATTCGCCTCCCACGGATCCGGGCTTTGTGCGAAAGCGTCCGGCGCTCATGCGCCGGACGCCATCCTTCTTGTTTCCCGTAGAGCAAAGCTTTCCGTCAATGCTGCAGATCAGGAATTTCATCGACGGCGCATTCGTCGATGGCGCCGAAGGGAAAACCTTCGCGAAGCGCTCCCCATTGGACAATCGCGTGATCGGCGAGGTCGCCGAAGCCGGCCGCGCGGATGTGGACCGGGCGGTCGCGGCCGGTCGGCGCGCCGTGAAAGGGCCATGGAAAAAACTCAAGCTCGAAGATCGTGTCGATCTGCTCTATGCGCTCGCCGATGAAATGACGCGGCGCTTCGATGATTTCGTCGCCGCGGAAAGTTCGGATACCGGCATGCCGCTCGCCACCGCGCGTCACATGTGCGCGCGTGGCGCCGCCAATTTCAAGATTTTCGCCGACGTCGTCAAAAATGTCCCGAGCGAGTTCTTCGAAATGGCGACGCCGGACGGCGCCGGCGCGATCAATTATGCGCTGCGCCGTCCCGTCGGCGTCGTCGGCGTCGTCTGTCCGTGGAACGCGCCGCTGCTGTTGATGACCTGGAAGGTCGGCCCCGCACTGGCCTGCGGCGACGCCGTCGTCGTGAAGCCGTCGGAAGAAACGCCGCAAACCGCCGCCTTGCTTGGCGAGGCGATGAACACGGTCGGCATTCCGGCGGGCGTCTACAATGTGGTGCACGGCTTCGGTCCGGGTTCAGCGGGCGAATTCGTCACCACCCACCCGGGAATTTCCGCCATCACCTTCACCGGCGAAACGCGCACCGGCGCGGCGATCATGAAGGCCGCGGCGGACGGCGCCCGTCCGGTCTCGCTGGAAATGGGCGGCAAGAACACCGCGATCATTTTCGCCGACGCCGATCTCGACAAGGCGGTCGAAGGAACGATGCGGTCGTGCTTCCTGAACACCGGCCAGGTCTGCCTGGGCACGGAGCGCGTCCTCGTCGAGCGCCCGTTCTTCGATACTTTTGTCGCCGCCCTGAAGGACGCGGTCGGCAAGCTGAAGATCGGCCCGCCGGACGACCCCGGGGCGGCCATGGGCCCGCTGATTTCCCTGGAACATCGTGAAAAGGTTCTGTCCTATTACCGCAAGGCGGTCGAAGAGGGCGCCAATGTCGTGATCGGCGGGCGCGCGCTGGAAATGCCGGGAGAGCTGAACAAGGGCGCCTGGGTCCAGCCGACCATCTGGACCGGCCTGCCCGACACGGCCTCAGTCTGGAACGACGAAATCTTTGGCCCGTGCTGCCACATATCGCCTTTCGACACGGAGGAAGAGGCGATTGAACGCGCCAACGCCACGCAATACGGCCTCTCCAGCGCCATCTGGACGCGCGATCTCGCCCGCGCGCACCGCGTCGCGGCGGAAGTCGAGGCCGGCGTCGTCTGGGTCAATTCCTGGTTCCTGCGCGATCTGCGCACGGCCTTCGGCGGCATGAAAAATTCCGGAATCGGCCGCGAGGGCGGGGTCCATTCTCTCGAATTCTACACCGAGCTGAAAAATGTCTGTGTCAAACTCTGATCTCATCGCGGCGCTCGGCGACGAACTGCACCAGGCGCTCGTGGCGCGCCGAACCATTGCGCCGCTTTCGGGGCGCGGCCACGGCCTGACGATCGAACACGCCTATCGCATTCAGGAACGTATGCTGTCGCATCGCATCGCCGCCGGCCAGAAAGTCGTAGGCAAGAAAGTCGGCGCGACCTCGGCGGCGGTTCAGAACCTCCTCAAGGTCGATCAGCCGGATTTCGGTCTTCTGCTCTCCGACATGATCTATAACGAGGGCGAGACGATTCCGATGAGCCGGCTGATCCAGCCCAAGGCCGAAGGCGAAATCGCCTTCATGCTGAAGCGCGATCTGCGCGGGCCAGGCGTGACAATGGCTGACGTCATCGCCGCGACCGAATGCGTCATGCCGTGTTTCGAGATCGTCGACAGCCGCATCGACGACTGGAAGATCGGGATTGTCGACACCGTCGCGGACAACGCCTCCTGTGGGGTGTTCGCGCTTGGCGGAACGGCGCGCGATCCGAAAAAGGTCGATCTCGAATTGTGCGGGATGGTCCTTGAAAGGAACGGCGATGTGGCCGCGACCGGCGCCGGCGCCGCGGCCCTCGGCCATCCGGCCAGCGCGGTCGCCTGGCTCGCCAATACACTTGGCCGTTTGGGCATTCCGCTGCTGGCGGGCGAGGTCATCCTGTCCGGCTCGCTGGCGACGCTTGTTTCCGTTTCCGCTGGCGATCATTTGCGCGTTTCCATCGGGGGCCTGGGCGAGTGCTCGGTCCGTTTCACGTGAGGTTCGGCCATGGCTCTTGATAAGGATGCGGTCGGCGCCCTCGCGGAATATCTCGAAACGGCTGAGCTGGACGCGCGCGCCGTGCCGCAGATTTCCCTGCAACATCCCGGAATCACGGAAGACGACGGCTATGCGATCCAGCACGCGATTCGTCGGCGCAAGGAAGCGCGCGGCGTCAGGATCGTCGGGATCAAGGCCGGCCTGACTTCCCGGGCGAAGATGAAGCAGGTCGGCGTCGATCGGCCCTCGTATGGCTTTCTTGCTGATTATTTCGCGGTCAACGACGGCGCGCGGATTCCGATCGAGCAATTGATCCATCCGCGCGTCGAGCCCGAGATCGCTTTCGTGCTCGACAAGCCGCTCGAAGGCCCGGGTTGCCACATTGGCGCGGTTTTGGCCGCGACCGATTTCGTCCTGCCGGCGCTGGAAGTGATCGACAGCCGTTATGAGAATTTCAAATTCGATTTCCCGAGCGTGGTCGCCGATAATTCCTCGTCCTCACGCTTTGTGCTCGGCGGCCGATGCCGGCCGCTCGAAGACCTCGACCTTCGCACGATCGGGCTCGTCCTGGAAAAGAACGGCGCGCCTTTCGCGTTTGGCGCCGGCGCGGCGGTGCTCGGTCATCCGGCGGCGGCCGTCGCAATGGTCGTCAATCTGCTCGCCCGGCGCGGCGAGGGCCTGCCGGCGGGCGCCCTGGTTATGACGGGCGGCGCGACGGAAGCGGTATCCGTCGCGGCGGGCGATTTCGTTCAATTGCGCGCCCAGAATCTGGGCTCGGTTTCCGTGGGTTTCGCTTGATATGACGACGCGCTTCGACGACGAACTGGCGGTGGTGACCGGCGCGAGCGGCGGTTTCGGCAAGGTCATTGTCGCAAGCCTTGCGGCGCGCGGCCTGACCGTGATCGCCATAGGACGGCGGCTCGAAGAACTGGAGATGGTGGCGCACGACATCGCCAACGTCCGGCCCTGCGCCGCCGACATCGGCCTCGACAGCTCCATCGCGACGATCGCGGCGGCGCTGGACGGGCCGGTTCGCGCGATTGTCCACGCTCCC
This genomic interval from Candidatus Rhodoblastus alkanivorans contains the following:
- a CDS encoding LysR family transcriptional regulator, whose amino-acid sequence is MELRHLRYFCAVAKELNIGRAAATLNISQPPLTRQIQQLEDDLGAQLFKRSVKGMELTDAGRTFYAEAKNILALVELASERARRAAQGLIGRLDVGIFGSGMFDVVPRVLLRFRQSFPDVNIVLHTLDKLEQVEALRERRITIGFNRVVPKYPGVASQVVMWERLMVGLHESNPLAGRKALALRELADQSFVLFPSVARPNFSDFIVNQCQKHGFTPRVEQIVGDAVTGVALVASGFGTCIVPESVLAFQASGVVFLPLEESPPLMLDVSCLYREYDDSVILRELLQIIAEFREGSATK
- a CDS encoding 2Fe-2S iron-sulfur cluster binding domain-containing protein, producing the protein METNGERGARDAANGSASVSVTIAETGETFLNDSRHSILESMRRLGKRGVPVGCRSGGCSVCKIEILQGSWRQCRPMSREYVSDDDLDAGRVLACCIAPTENMILRVLGKMRKALERPSPAKTEHQQ
- a CDS encoding catechol 2,3-dioxygenase, which codes for MAINGVLRPGHAQLRALNLEEDVKFYRDVLGLVEMGRDSYGRVYFKAWDERDHHSLVLRQADRAGIDLFAFKVDSLATLDKLEKDLNAYGVATNRIPAGEMLNTGERVSFEIPNGHMIELFAEKKDVGNGLGYSNPAPWNKQAETGIAPTRMDHALLGGIDLDGARDIFVNVLGFYLTEDVIAEDGKTQIAVWLSCSNKTHDIAFVRAPENGKLHHVSYWIETWEKVLRAADIMSMNDVPVDIGPTRHGITRGATIYAFDRSGNRFETFAGGYISYPDMHPLTWPIQHLPEGLDYAQRKLHESFLTVFS
- a CDS encoding 2-hydroxymuconic semialdehyde dehydrogenase; this encodes MLQIRNFIDGAFVDGAEGKTFAKRSPLDNRVIGEVAEAGRADVDRAVAAGRRAVKGPWKKLKLEDRVDLLYALADEMTRRFDDFVAAESSDTGMPLATARHMCARGAANFKIFADVVKNVPSEFFEMATPDGAGAINYALRRPVGVVGVVCPWNAPLLLMTWKVGPALACGDAVVVKPSEETPQTAALLGEAMNTVGIPAGVYNVVHGFGPGSAGEFVTTHPGISAITFTGETRTGAAIMKAAADGARPVSLEMGGKNTAIIFADADLDKAVEGTMRSCFLNTGQVCLGTERVLVERPFFDTFVAALKDAVGKLKIGPPDDPGAAMGPLISLEHREKVLSYYRKAVEEGANVVIGGRALEMPGELNKGAWVQPTIWTGLPDTASVWNDEIFGPCCHISPFDTEEEAIERANATQYGLSSAIWTRDLARAHRVAAEVEAGVVWVNSWFLRDLRTAFGGMKNSGIGREGGVHSLEFYTELKNVCVKL
- the dmpE gene encoding 2-oxopent-4-enoate hydratase yields the protein MSVSNSDLIAALGDELHQALVARRTIAPLSGRGHGLTIEHAYRIQERMLSHRIAAGQKVVGKKVGATSAAVQNLLKVDQPDFGLLLSDMIYNEGETIPMSRLIQPKAEGEIAFMLKRDLRGPGVTMADVIAATECVMPCFEIVDSRIDDWKIGIVDTVADNASCGVFALGGTARDPKKVDLELCGMVLERNGDVAATGAGAAALGHPASAVAWLANTLGRLGIPLLAGEVILSGSLATLVSVSAGDHLRVSIGGLGECSVRFT
- the dmpH gene encoding 2-oxo-3-hexenedioate decarboxylase, whose translation is MALDKDAVGALAEYLETAELDARAVPQISLQHPGITEDDGYAIQHAIRRRKEARGVRIVGIKAGLTSRAKMKQVGVDRPSYGFLADYFAVNDGARIPIEQLIHPRVEPEIAFVLDKPLEGPGCHIGAVLAATDFVLPALEVIDSRYENFKFDFPSVVADNSSSSRFVLGGRCRPLEDLDLRTIGLVLEKNGAPFAFGAGAAVLGHPAAAVAMVVNLLARRGEGLPAGALVMTGGATEAVSVAAGDFVQLRAQNLGSVSVGFA